A genomic window from Pseudogulbenkiania sp. MAI-1 includes:
- the hutC gene encoding histidine utilization repressor produces MSQTATKPVPAYVQIKDYVRRQIESGTWPMGSLIPSEHELVKQFGVSRMTVHRALRELTAEQVLNRVQGAGTFVTGQKYQSTLIEIKSIAEEIKGRGDEHSSEVLILERTTDPKALAALELPADAYAFHSRIVHFENSVPIQLEDRYVNPRLYPHYLEQDFRLITPNEYMTQEAALQRAEYVITARLPDAVARHRLQMDIGDPCLVLHRRTWAHEQVATDVTLWHPGSRFQFSGRY; encoded by the coding sequence ATGTCCCAAACCGCCACCAAACCCGTTCCTGCCTACGTGCAAATCAAGGACTACGTCCGTCGCCAGATCGAGAGCGGCACCTGGCCGATGGGTAGCCTGATCCCGTCCGAGCACGAGCTGGTCAAGCAGTTCGGGGTTTCGCGCATGACGGTGCACCGCGCCTTGCGTGAGCTGACCGCCGAGCAGGTGCTCAACCGGGTGCAGGGGGCGGGCACCTTCGTCACCGGGCAGAAGTACCAGTCGACGCTGATCGAGATCAAGAGCATCGCCGAGGAGATCAAGGGACGCGGCGACGAGCACAGCAGCGAGGTGCTGATCCTGGAACGCACGACCGATCCCAAGGCGCTGGCGGCGCTGGAGCTGCCGGCCGACGCCTATGCCTTCCACTCGCGTATCGTGCATTTCGAGAACAGCGTGCCGATCCAGCTGGAGGACCGCTACGTCAACCCGCGCCTGTACCCGCATTACCTCGAGCAGGACTTCCGTCTCATCACCCCCAACGAGTACATGACGCAGGAGGCCGCGCTGCAGCGCGCCGAGTACGTCATCACCGCGCGCCTGCCGGACGCCGTGGCGCGCCATCGGCTGCAGATGGACATCGGCGACCCCTGCCTGGTGCTGCACCGCCGTACCTGGGCGCACGAGCAGGTGGCGACCGACGTGACGCTGTGGCATCCGGGCTCGCGCTTCCAGTTCAGCGGCCGCTACTGA
- a CDS encoding nucleoid-associated protein: protein MVIGEARVERLVVHRVGNPARGEPLQLSERTTEVNDEVSALILEGYLKGIVSDKKKYQFVHESDLNLNELYHYSRQFFRDELDFLELSRRIARHLYARSQHPNISAGDLLVVLFSGLAEGEEPQRALGVFKSEIRDDFLTVIESGTVFDLGHASGINPRLIDKGALLLEHGPTVYAVDRLGQQAKFWLDDFLQALRVPDSGSRSRMVAEVVEQISGGIDDPLEQARFKDECLALCQAEEAVSAGQVSAVAERFVPREQVSQAFDTAAESYGFALDDSSELPAQGMAKRLERMLSKVGVGHGMSLLLPSSFGLQNFHSLDDGEGGLTLTIKLRRRE, encoded by the coding sequence ATGGTGATCGGCGAGGCGAGGGTGGAGCGGCTGGTGGTGCACCGCGTGGGCAATCCGGCGCGCGGGGAGCCGCTGCAGTTGTCGGAGCGCACCACGGAGGTGAACGATGAGGTGTCGGCGCTGATTCTCGAGGGCTATCTCAAGGGCATCGTGTCGGACAAGAAGAAGTACCAGTTCGTGCACGAGTCCGATCTCAATCTCAACGAGCTGTACCACTACTCGCGCCAGTTCTTCCGCGACGAGCTGGATTTCCTCGAGCTGTCGCGGCGCATTGCGCGCCATCTGTATGCGCGTTCGCAGCATCCCAACATCAGCGCCGGCGACTTGCTGGTGGTGTTGTTTTCCGGCCTCGCGGAGGGGGAGGAGCCGCAGCGCGCGCTGGGCGTGTTCAAGTCGGAGATTCGCGACGATTTCCTGACCGTAATCGAGTCTGGCACGGTGTTCGACCTGGGCCACGCGTCCGGCATCAACCCGAGGCTGATCGACAAGGGCGCGCTGCTGTTGGAGCACGGCCCGACGGTATACGCGGTGGACCGGCTGGGCCAGCAGGCCAAGTTCTGGCTCGACGATTTCCTGCAGGCGCTGCGCGTGCCCGATAGCGGTTCGCGCAGCCGCATGGTGGCCGAGGTGGTGGAGCAGATTTCCGGCGGGATCGACGACCCGCTGGAGCAGGCGCGCTTCAAGGACGAGTGCTTGGCGCTGTGCCAGGCGGAGGAGGCGGTGTCGGCGGGACAGGTGAGCGCGGTGGCGGAGCGCTTTGTGCCGCGCGAGCAGGTGTCGCAGGCCTTCGACACGGCCGCCGAGTCGTACGGCTTCGCGCTCGACGACAGTTCCGAACTGCCGGCGCAGGGCATGGCGAAGCGGCTGGAGCGCATGCTGAGCAAGGTGGGCGTGGGGCACGGCATGAGCCTGCTGCTGCCGTCCTCGTTCGGGTTGCAGAATTTCCACTCGCTCGACGACGGCGAGGGCGGACTGACGCTGACGATCAAGCTGCGCCGGCGCGAGTAG
- a CDS encoding MFS transporter, producing the protein MTSFPVQAPAVSGWRTVLRSVAALLLGYTILMAGNGLFTTLTALRLIGSGLSTTLTGLVQSLYYVGFFAGTFACGGLIRQVGHHRAFAVMAATITCVALAQSLGVSPWLWALCRLLTGMALVGIFMVMESWLNGCAANHLRGQVMSVYMITGYLGISAGQWLLNVPLSASGSLFSLVGILFALSAIPVTLTTPGTHLGVSPNLLETIFRLLATVRQMARLAPIGLGATLVAGGLNGAFYTMIPVFFARHGYGEADIAEFMGLSMLAALSLQWPLGRLSDRVDRRTLLARLCLAIGSISLVIALSGKSAWLLWLILGYVSVTFTLYGIASAIVNDVMPPESRIDTSSVLLLAFAAGGIAGPLLVSLFMDGLGPAGYFYCSAVLSFGLLACMTGRRPTAFGG; encoded by the coding sequence ATGACGAGTTTTCCTGTGCAGGCGCCGGCCGTGAGCGGCTGGCGCACCGTCCTGCGCTCGGTGGCGGCGCTGCTGCTGGGCTATACCATCCTGATGGCCGGCAACGGCCTGTTCACCACGCTCACCGCCTTGCGGCTGATCGGCAGCGGTTTGTCCACGACGCTGACCGGTCTGGTGCAGTCGCTTTACTACGTCGGTTTCTTCGCCGGAACCTTCGCCTGCGGCGGCTTGATCCGCCAGGTGGGGCATCACCGCGCCTTCGCCGTGATGGCGGCAACCATCACCTGCGTGGCGCTGGCGCAGTCGCTCGGGGTCAGTCCCTGGCTGTGGGCCTTGTGCCGCTTGCTGACCGGCATGGCGCTGGTGGGCATCTTCATGGTGATGGAGAGCTGGCTCAACGGCTGCGCCGCCAACCATCTGCGCGGCCAGGTGATGTCGGTGTACATGATCACCGGCTATCTCGGCATCAGCGCCGGGCAGTGGCTGCTGAACGTGCCGCTGTCGGCGAGCGGCAGCCTGTTCAGCCTGGTGGGCATCTTGTTCGCGCTGTCGGCCATCCCGGTGACGCTGACCACGCCGGGGACGCATCTGGGGGTGTCGCCCAATCTGCTCGAAACCATCTTCCGCCTGCTCGCCACGGTGCGCCAGATGGCGCGGCTGGCGCCGATCGGGCTCGGCGCGACGCTGGTGGCCGGGGGGCTGAACGGGGCGTTCTATACCATGATTCCGGTGTTCTTCGCCCGCCACGGCTACGGCGAGGCGGACATCGCCGAGTTCATGGGGCTGTCGATGCTGGCGGCGCTGTCGCTGCAGTGGCCCTTGGGGCGGTTGTCGGACCGGGTGGACCGGCGCACGCTGCTGGCGCGGCTGTGCCTGGCCATCGGCAGCATCTCGCTGGTGATCGCGCTGAGCGGCAAGTCGGCCTGGCTGTTGTGGCTGATCCTGGGCTACGTCAGCGTCACCTTCACGCTGTACGGCATCGCCAGCGCCATCGTCAACGACGTGATGCCGCCCGAGTCGCGCATCGACACCAGTTCGGTGCTGCTGCTGGCCTTCGCCGCCGGGGGCATCGCCGGTCCCTTGCTGGTGTCGCTGTTCATGGACGGACTGGGGCCGGCGGGCTACTTCTATTGTTCGGCGGTATTGAGCTTCGGCCTGCTCGCCTGCATGACGGGGCGCCGGCCGACGGCCTTCGGGGGCTGA
- a CDS encoding MFS transporter, whose amino-acid sequence MPTDPSRQDGALKMTAARPVIPRTVWALGFVSLFMDVSSELTHSLLPLFLAGTLGASALVIGVIEGIAEATALIVKIFSGAISDFIGRRKGLLLAGYGLAALTKPLFPLASSAETVFAARFLDRIGKGIRGAPRDALVADVAPPEIRGACFGLRQSMDTVGAFLGPLLAIALMAALGGDIKLVLWFAVLPAVVAVALIVAGVEEPERGPSAHRFRSPIHWGVLRQFSGAYWWVVIVGAVFTLARFSEAFLVLRAQQLGLSATWVPAVMVVMSLVYSLSAYPVGRLSDSMSRTALLGVGLLLLVLADVVLARAGSVTGLLAGVALWGLHMGFSQGILAALVADTTPDELKGTAFGVFNLVSGGCMLFASVIAGWLWQVHGSATTFYAGAVFAACALLLLCGRHGRR is encoded by the coding sequence ATGCCGACCGATCCGTCGCGCCAGGATGGCGCCCTGAAAATGACCGCCGCAAGACCCGTCATTCCGCGCACGGTGTGGGCGCTGGGCTTCGTCAGCCTGTTCATGGACGTGTCGTCGGAGCTGACCCACAGCCTGTTGCCGCTGTTTCTGGCCGGCACGCTCGGGGCCAGCGCCCTGGTGATCGGGGTGATCGAGGGCATCGCCGAGGCGACGGCCCTGATCGTGAAGATCTTTTCCGGGGCGATCAGCGATTTCATCGGCCGGCGCAAGGGCTTGCTGCTGGCGGGCTACGGGCTGGCCGCGCTGACCAAGCCCTTGTTTCCGCTGGCGTCCTCGGCCGAGACGGTGTTCGCCGCGCGTTTTCTGGACCGCATCGGCAAGGGCATTCGCGGGGCGCCGCGCGATGCGCTGGTGGCCGACGTGGCGCCGCCCGAGATCCGTGGTGCCTGCTTCGGCCTGCGCCAGTCGATGGACACGGTGGGCGCCTTCCTCGGCCCCTTGCTGGCGATCGCGCTGATGGCGGCGCTGGGCGGGGATATCAAGCTGGTGTTGTGGTTCGCGGTGCTGCCCGCCGTGGTGGCAGTGGCGCTGATCGTGGCCGGCGTGGAGGAGCCCGAGCGGGGGCCGTCGGCGCATCGCTTCCGCTCGCCGATCCATTGGGGCGTGCTGCGGCAGTTTTCCGGGGCGTACTGGTGGGTGGTGATCGTCGGGGCGGTGTTCACGCTGGCCCGGTTCAGCGAGGCGTTCCTGGTGCTGCGCGCCCAACAGCTTGGCTTGTCGGCCACCTGGGTGCCGGCGGTGATGGTGGTGATGTCGCTGGTGTACAGCCTGTCGGCCTATCCGGTGGGGCGGCTGTCGGACAGCATGAGCCGCACCGCTCTGCTGGGGGTGGGGCTGCTGCTGCTGGTGCTGGCGGACGTGGTGCTGGCGCGGGCGGGGTCGGTGACGGGCCTCTTGGCCGGCGTGGCCTTGTGGGGGCTGCACATGGGGTTCAGCCAGGGCATCCTGGCCGCGCTGGTGGCCGATACCACGCCGGACGAGCTAAAGGGCACGGCGTTCGGCGTGTTCAACCTGGTGAGCGGCGGCTGTATGCTGTTCGCCAGCGTGATCGCCGGCTGGCTGTGGCAGGTGCACGGTTCGGCGACGACTTTCTACGCCGGGGCGGTGTTCGCCGCGTGCGCCTTGCTCCTGCTGTGCGGCCGGCACGGACGGCGTTGA